One genomic region from Hoeflea algicola encodes:
- a CDS encoding acetoacetate decarboxylase family protein, with the protein MSRENLTDRFDMFLGTAAYPDPLNPYSSNDYRGIVAVCRTDADVVKRILKTTPFEYVDNIFNITFGDSSNSVFPNSHQVDIAGYMHCRFTVPVRYKDIVGGYTFTWFENHFAAVCAGREVWGYPKKLMSSTYEETDESAVATCVVGGNELITLAFDFKSKPIENLPEVKLNPHLMIHTVANPEGPGILEKRILSRDPSPDNKPKFKRTGNVTVALRGNRSNPLDALLPIEVLGGFYSQGMHVSSDEHGWAKIIDQLK; encoded by the coding sequence ATGAGCAGAGAGAACTTGACAGATCGCTTTGATATGTTCCTGGGCACAGCAGCATATCCGGATCCGTTGAATCCATATTCCTCGAATGACTATCGTGGTATAGTTGCTGTATGTCGCACAGATGCTGATGTCGTGAAGCGAATTTTAAAAACAACTCCATTTGAATATGTTGACAATATATTTAATATTACATTTGGAGATTCTAGTAATTCTGTATTTCCTAATAGTCATCAAGTAGACATAGCAGGATACATGCATTGTAGGTTTACGGTGCCGGTTAGATATAAAGATATAGTAGGCGGATACACTTTTACATGGTTCGAAAATCACTTCGCTGCGGTGTGTGCAGGACGCGAGGTTTGGGGGTATCCAAAGAAGTTGATGTCCTCCACCTATGAAGAGACGGATGAGTCAGCCGTTGCTACTTGTGTTGTAGGGGGCAATGAACTCATCACATTAGCTTTTGATTTTAAGAGCAAACCGATTGAGAATCTTCCGGAAGTTAAGCTAAACCCGCATTTGATGATTCATACCGTCGCAAATCCAGAAGGACCAGGTATTCTGGAGAAGCGGATTCTATCGCGTGACCCATCTCCAGATAATAAACCGAAATTCAAGCGCACCGGCAATGTTACTGTCGCCCTGCGTGGCAATCGGTCCAACCCGCTCGATGCGCTGTTACCGATTGAGGTGCTAGGTGGCTTTTACAGTCAAGGCATGCATGTAAGTAGTGATGAGCATGGTTGGGCAAAGATCATAGATCAGCTCAAGTAA